The following coding sequences are from one Lycium ferocissimum isolate CSIRO_LF1 chromosome 3, AGI_CSIRO_Lferr_CH_V1, whole genome shotgun sequence window:
- the LOC132048897 gene encoding uncharacterized protein LOC132048897, with protein sequence MDEEDVKLIIIDVLLSDRVIRSYSDLCALHSFRKCLLRERSSKPASSTTNVPAQTNVRKRGFHNPICCKCNKRHQGVCRYGTHRCFGCGRQGHYLRDCPQVKQDNKDFLHPICSRCGKRHAGVCRIGSDVCYNCGLQDHVQRECPSVKYNSNTKSGGAIHSPRPGIANSTTPFAARSTRTLADQGTDRDGVLGLSGDQARYHDMIDRQDSNEPSHVS encoded by the exons ATGGATGAGGAAGACGTGAAACTAatcattatcgatgtgttgctttcAGATAGAGTTATCAGGAGTTATTCTGACTTGTGCGCATTGCATTCTTTCAGAAAATGTCTACTAAGAGAAAG GTCATCAAAACCTGCTTCAAGTACCACTAATGTCCCAGCTCAGACCAATGTGAGGAAGAGGGGTTTTCATAATCCTATTTGCTGCAAGTGCAATAAGAGACATCAAGGGGTGTGTCGCTATGGCACCCATAGATGTTTTGGGTGTGGCCGACAGGGTCACTATCTGAGAGATTGCCCACAAGTGAAACAGGATAACAAAGATTTTTTGCACCCCATTTGCAGTAGGTGTGGAAAAAGACATGCAGGAGTGTGTAGGATAGGTTCGGATGTGTGTTATAATTGTGGTCTCCAAGACCACGTGCAAAGAGAATGCCCTTCAGTCAAGTACAATAGTAACACTAAGAGTGGTGGTGCAATTCATTCCCCCAGACCAGGCAtagccaattcaacaacaccgTTCGCAGCCCGTAGTACTCGGACACTAGCAGACCAAGGCACTGATAGGGATGGAGTATTAGGATTAAGTGGGGATCAAGCACGTTATCATGATATGATAGATCGCCAGGACTCCAATGAGCCGTCACATGTGTCATAG